A region of Leptidea sinapis chromosome 4, ilLepSina1.1, whole genome shotgun sequence DNA encodes the following proteins:
- the LOC126979765 gene encoding protein phosphatase 1B, giving the protein MGAFLNKPETKKYNESGEGNGLRYGVASMQGWRVEMEDAHHAQLTLNGTLSDWSYFAVFDGHAGARVSAHCADNLLECILQTEEFRRDDIVEAIRAGFLDLDKKMRELPELCNGEEKSGSTAVCAFVSPKQIYIANCGDSRAVLARNGAPIFATRDHKPELPSEKSRIVQAGGTVMIQRVNGSLAVSRALGDYEYKKVLDRGPCEQLVSPEPEVSVHERLETEDEFLVLACDGVWDVMSNEALCAYVHSLLQLTDDLVAVTNQVIDTCLYKGSKDNMSIVLVVFPAAPRPDPEAQRRDRELDDTLRQRLTALIESNAASDDLDDTAGRFSRVLKQLLDENIPGLPPGGGLAAKQGLLDKIYREFYPEHLDSSDTFDCQAELADSLSNN; this is encoded by the exons ATGGgggcttttttaaataaacctgAGACTAAGAAGTATAATGAGAGCGGAGAAGGTAACGGTCTTCGCTATGGCGTGGCGTCAATGCAAGGCTGGCGCGTGGAAATGGAAGATGCCCATCACGCTCAGCTTACACTAAATGGAACTTTGTCGGACTGGTCATATTTCGCAGTATTTGATGGCCATGCGGGGGCCCGGGTGTCGGCTCACTGCGCGGACAATCTTCTGGAGTGTATCCTGCAAACCGAGGAGTTCAGGCGGGACGACATAGTGGAGGCGATTCGCGCTGGTTTTCTAGACCTAGACAAAAAAATGCGTGAACTACCTGAGCTGTGCAACGGGGAGGAGAAGTCAGGATCGACGGCCGTGTGCGCTTTCGTGTCGccaaaacaaatatacatagctAATTGCGGAGATTCGCGCGCAGTACTGGCAAGAAACGGAGCTCCGATATTTGCGACACGGGATCATAAGCCCGAGCTACCGTCGGAGAAATCGCGCATTGTGCAAGCTGGTGGAACAGTGATGATACAGCGGGTTAACGGGAGCTTAGCTGTATCGCGCGCATTGGGTGACTATGAATACAAGAAGGTGCTGGATAGAGGACCATGCGAGCAGCTGGTGTCCCCCGAGCCAGAGGTGTCTGTACATGAGAGGCTCGAAACTGAGGATGAGTTCCTGGTGCTGGCATGTGATGGAGTGTGGGATGTGATGAGTAATGAGGCTCTTTGTGCATATGTTCACTCATTGCTGCAGTTAACTGATGACCTAGTGGCTGTCACTAACCAAGTCATTGACACCTGTCTATATAAG GGGAGCAAAGACAACATGAGCATCGTGCTGGTGGTGTTCCCCGCCGCGCCCAGGCCGGACCCCGAGGCGCAGCGCCGCGACCGCGAGTTGGACGACACGCTGCGACAGCGGCTCACAG cGCTGATAGAGAGTAACGCGGCGTCTGACGACCTCGACGACACGGCCGGCCGGTTCTCGCGCGTCCTCAAGCAGCTGTTGGACGAGAACATACCGGGCCTGCCTCCCGGCGGCGGACTGGCTGCCAA ACAAGGCCTCCTCGACAAAATCTACAGGGAGTTCTATCCGGAGCACCTGGACAGTTCGGACACGTTCGACTGCCAGGCCGAGCTCGCCGACTCATTGTCCAACAACTAG